The following coding sequences lie in one Synechococcus sp. PCC 7336 genomic window:
- a CDS encoding competence protein CoiA, with amino-acid sequence MPLRARLNGKEIAAYSYDDRAWKRLKAAYRKNRLQMACCDREAVPKTSKLGTQYFAHKQKGDCPTAPETKEHLYLKDLAARAAAKNGWQVETESVGQTPEGEEWSADVLCSKQKSRMAIEIQWSHQSVEEYERRQRKYAASNVLGVWLYRLQGSKQKGYKVELQDSYELPVFGIAHDRQTGEMRVPKFRTGIEDFVSGMMSGRLKFSPKPGEVLTAQVLGAAVGEPETCWHCGCPMKYVTGFDIVTTSGDRLRFAQFGEDGVAELIERHVPDHLLASLGYGRVSSRYIHQNQLAPDCGLTCRRCHRNNSGFYCGDKSYGLGSKPVFFG; translated from the coding sequence AAGAACCGCCTGCAGATGGCTTGCTGCGATCGCGAAGCAGTTCCGAAAACCTCTAAGCTGGGGACGCAGTACTTTGCCCACAAACAGAAGGGCGACTGCCCCACCGCGCCAGAAACGAAGGAGCATCTTTACCTCAAAGACTTAGCCGCCCGCGCCGCCGCGAAAAACGGCTGGCAGGTGGAGACGGAGTCGGTGGGGCAGACACCCGAGGGGGAAGAGTGGAGCGCTGACGTGCTCTGTAGCAAACAGAAATCGCGCATGGCGATCGAGATTCAGTGGTCTCACCAGTCGGTCGAGGAATACGAGCGCCGTCAGCGGAAATACGCCGCCTCGAACGTTTTGGGTGTCTGGCTTTACCGGCTGCAGGGAAGCAAGCAGAAGGGGTACAAAGTCGAGCTACAGGATAGTTACGAGCTGCCTGTTTTTGGCATCGCCCATGACCGGCAGACCGGCGAGATGCGGGTGCCGAAGTTCCGGACAGGGATAGAAGATTTTGTCAGTGGCATGATGAGCGGTCGCCTGAAGTTTTCCCCCAAGCCAGGGGAGGTGCTGACGGCACAGGTGTTGGGCGCAGCAGTGGGGGAGCCTGAAACCTGCTGGCACTGCGGGTGTCCTATGAAGTATGTAACCGGCTTTGATATTGTCACCACCAGCGGCGATCGCCTGCGGTTCGCTCAGTTCGGAGAGGACGGCGTCGCCGAGCTGATCGAGCGCCATGTCCCCGACCACCTGCTCGCCAGTCTGGGGTATGGCAGAGTGAGCAGCCGCTACATCCATCAAAATCAGCTTGCGCCCGACTGCGGACTAACTTGCCGCAGATGTCATCGCAATAATAGCGGTTTCTACTGCGGAGATAAGAGTTACGGGCTCGGTTCAAAACCGGTCTTTTTTGGGTAA
- a CDS encoding FAD-dependent oxidoreductase — protein MAKSSRYDAVVIGGGFFGCKLSLYLKQYMKHVLILEKEPNLLQRASYANQARVHNGYHYPRSILTGLRSRVSFPQFVNEYRECIAINFDNYYAVSQIFSKVNANQFKTFCERIGSPIELAPRSIKKLFNGHLIEEVFCTKEYAFDAVKLKERMYSELEKEKVEVKFKAEVFRLKNHNDSAGIEVDFQTESGCERVASRYVFNCTYSALNKILSASNLPTIPLKHELAEMSLVEVPEPVKYLGITVMCGPFFSIMPFPPRNLHTLSHVRYTPHCYWQDTEDSASAASEIYRQAARQTNYPHMIRDAARYMPILKSCRYVDSLWEVKTVLPQSEVDDSRPILFKRNQRLPNLTCVLGGKIDNVYDLPGEIQFLEGEGEGVRI, from the coding sequence ATGGCGAAATCTTCAAGATATGATGCTGTTGTGATTGGAGGAGGATTTTTTGGATGCAAGCTATCCTTGTACCTGAAACAGTACATGAAACATGTTTTGATTCTTGAAAAGGAGCCTAACTTACTACAACGCGCCTCTTATGCCAATCAGGCTAGAGTTCACAACGGCTATCACTATCCAAGAAGTATTCTGACTGGCCTGCGCTCCCGAGTCAGCTTCCCTCAATTTGTGAATGAATACCGAGAGTGTATTGCTATTAATTTTGATAATTACTATGCAGTTAGTCAGATATTTTCCAAGGTTAATGCTAATCAATTTAAAACCTTTTGCGAGCGAATTGGATCTCCAATAGAGCTGGCTCCGAGGTCAATCAAAAAACTTTTCAATGGACATTTAATTGAGGAAGTATTTTGCACCAAAGAATATGCTTTCGATGCGGTTAAGCTGAAAGAAAGAATGTATAGTGAGCTGGAGAAAGAGAAAGTAGAAGTCAAATTTAAGGCAGAAGTATTTAGGTTAAAAAATCACAATGATTCAGCAGGAATTGAAGTTGATTTTCAAACTGAATCTGGATGCGAGCGCGTCGCATCCAGATATGTCTTTAACTGTACCTATTCTGCGCTCAATAAGATTCTCTCAGCGTCTAATTTGCCGACTATTCCGCTGAAGCACGAGCTAGCTGAGATGTCACTGGTTGAAGTCCCAGAGCCGGTAAAATATTTGGGGATTACCGTCATGTGCGGCCCCTTTTTCTCCATCATGCCTTTCCCGCCGAGGAATTTGCATACGCTCTCACACGTGCGATACACACCTCACTGCTATTGGCAAGATACTGAAGATTCTGCCAGTGCAGCCAGTGAGATTTATCGGCAGGCAGCCCGTCAAACCAATTATCCCCACATGATTAGGGACGCAGCACGCTACATGCCAATTCTCAAAAGTTGCCGCTATGTTGATTCTCTGTGGGAAGTCAAGACCGTTCTACCTCAAAGTGAAGTCGATGACAGCAGGCCTATTCTTTTTAAAAGGAATCAGAGATTGCCCAACTTGACCTGTGTCTTGGGAGGAAAAATTGACAATGTCTACGATCTTCCCGGTGAAATTCAGTTTCTCGAAGGCGAAGGCGAAGGAGTGAGAATTTGA